Below is a genomic region from Cyanobacteriota bacterium.
TCCGCCAGTATGTAGATAGTGACCTGGGGTGGCAGCCAGCAGCCATCCATTGGGTAGTAGGCATGATGAAGCGCAAAGAGCACCACGATATGCTGCAAGCACTACTCAGAGCTGGCGATCGCCTTTACCTTGTCCCTGTTCCTGACGCTGGTACGGCTGACCCCACGGAATTGGTAACGCTGGCACACCAACTCTGCCCAGGTCTTCACCATGGCCAAGCCTATGCTGATGTATTTGCTGCCCTTGACCTAGCCTGCGCAACTGCCCAGCAAAACCCATCCAGTTTGGTCGTGCTCTGTGGCTCGCTCTATCTGTTAGGGCACTTTTTACGCCATAGCGATCGCTAAGCTAACACATAACCCCGTGATAACCCCTTGGTTCACAGTGTGGCCTTAAATTCGACCACAAGGTATTTGTAGCCGTAGCAAGGAGAATATATATTAGGAGGACTTTGGTAAAGCTATGTGAAGCACATAACTAAGAACTGATCTATGAACTTGGTTTTCACTGTGTCCCTTGAATAATTTTGCGATAAGCTGTCAGCTATCTTTTATTCATTCCACATGACCTCAGTTGGAGGTTGCCTATGGCAATCATTGCCCTGAAAGCTTGGTACTTGGAACATTACGAGCCGATCGCAGACCTAGAACAGCGTCCCTATGACCTACGCCTGAGTAAGAATAGCTTGCTCAAGTCGGGGCTGCGTGCTGATTTTCTCGACGATAGTGCTGATGTGAAGCAAAGTGCCTGGTTTCAGCGGTACCTAGAAGGAGAGACTGTGGAGTTTTACATCGAGGGCAGTGGGGGCTACAGCATTGCCAATATTGATCTCAGCAGCCATGAGATTTATTTCACCAAGCGGGATGTTATGGCTAACCTAGAGCCAACAATTTTTCTCTGTTATCAGACAGATTATCCAGAATCTAGCGCCATACTCCGATCGGAGTTGGAACAAATTCTAGATGACCTCAATACCAGATCTCGCCTACTCCTCACCCTAGAAGAATCCCATCGCCTTACTGATGCTCCTATCCGACTCAACAGCACCCTGATGCGAAAAATCCGCCAGAGTCTCCTGTTCATTGCAGATGGCACGCCTATCACCCTGTTTGAGGGCGATCCCCCCCAAATTATCCCAAGCCCCAAGGTCTGTGTAGAAGTGGGTTACGCCTTGCAATGCAAGCGAGCAGAGCAACTATTGCTCGTCCAGCAAGAGCGATCGGACATTCCTGGACAGTTCCCCTTTGACCTACCTAGTCATAGTCGTGTTGTGTTTAAGACCGCCAAAGAGTTGCACCGTCAACTTCCTCAACTTGTAGAAGCCCAATTGCAACGTTTTAACCTATTCTCCTAATCAACCGTAAGGACTAGTTGCTCAGATGACTATGTTGAAGACCCTTAGCCAGCTTGATTACCTATTGCGCGAAACCCTGCTCGGCCTCCGGCGTGGTGGATGGATGAATTGGGCGGCTGTCAGCACGGTTACTGTGCTGCTATTTCTGTTTGGGCTGGGACTCCAGGCTTCTTGGCAAATAGATGGGTTACTAGGACGCTTTGGCAGCCAGTTAGAGGTTTCTGTGTACTTAGACAGTGGTGTGCAAGCAAAGGTGCTGGTTCCGCTAGTCAACAATATACCTGGGGTAGTAGGCGTTACCACTACCTCTAAGGAAGAGGCCTGGAAAGCCCTGGTGAAAGATTTGGGCATGGCAGATATTCAGGGTGCTACTCAGCAGTTAAATGGCAATCCCTTGGTAGATGAGATGCGGGTAAAAGCCACTGACTCGCAACAAGTGCCACAGATTGCTGATCGGCTGCGCCAACTGCCCGGTGTTAACCACGTGCAATATGTTGATGAAGCTGTCCAGAAAATTGGAGAGTTGAAACAAGGCCTGACATGGCTTGGTACAGTAGTGACAATTGTACTGACCATGACAGCAATTGCCGTAATCACTACCACTATTCGCTTGATCGTTGTTGCTCGTCGCCGCGAAATTGAAATTATGCAACTTGTTGGTGCCACCCGCGATTGGATTTACCTCCCCTTTGTTGTGCAGGGCATGGTATTTGGAATTGTAGGTGGATTTCTAGCATGGGGAATGCTAGAGAGCTTGGGCTATGGCCTGAGTAAAACGCTTATCCAACAGCCTCAATTCATTCGCTTTCTGGCAGAGGGACTAGCTCTGAGCGATCGCGATCGCGTGCTTTTACCCCTGGTTCTACTGGGCTTTGGAGCCAGCGTTGGCTTAGCTGGCAGTCTATTGGCAGTACGTCGCTTTGCCCGCAGCTAGTCACTCGATAGCGCAGCTCTCACCCTAGCCCTCTCCTAACAGCTATCCATTCTGGAAATCTCCCTGAAAGTCTTTCCAAGAGACGATTGCAATTTTGCACTATCCGAACCTCAAGAATGGCAAAGGTTTAGGAGGATGTGCTTTTGTGACAATTTCTGAAAGCCTGGCCATGACTCGCTCTCCACTGTTGGGGGTTAATGAAAAGCTAAAGCTCCTATCTGACCAGGGTCTTAGCATGTTTTGCATAATGAATAGCAACTTGTGGGAGGGATTTGGGGTGAGGGCAAACGTGACATACACCCCTCCCAGCTCTGTCTTGGGTTGGAAATCGACTCACTCTGTAGGAATGTGACACTTAGTAAACAGAACCCAATCATTCCACGATCGTGAATCTATTTCGTTAGATAGGAAATGAAGCAAGGGATGAAACCACTGGCAAATATCCCTAAAGCTCACTAGTGATTCCAGCTAGTTCTGATGTCAATTTCTAAGATTAGAAAACCACAGAATTACTGCTGGCTGCGTCTCTAGACTGAGCTGATGTGGATTTCATGTCTGTTTCTTCCCATGCTTTTCCTGACTCAATGTTGATCATTTCATGCCTACTGACCTGTGAATAGTAGGGCAATTTGATCGGAGTTTTAACCACCATTCAACCCTAGGAGGAAACTAGTATGAATAAATACTTCCAGTCAATCGCAACCATTTCTGTATTGTCAGTTGCAGCAGCTATGTCTATCGTCTCCGCTAGTGCTGTGTCAGCTCAAGAGGTCAGCACCAGTGCCAAGGGTCTGCAAGGTAGCTATGTCGGCGCAGGCATTTCTGCTGGAGTTACCAGTGGTGGACAAGGCAATGATGGCGCTGCCTTTGGTGGCAATGTCCAAGGTCGTTATGCCTTTTCTGAAGCACCTGTTTCTCTGCGCGGTGCCGTGCTGTTTACTGACAAGAGTGTGGCTCTGATGCCGATCGTCACCTATGACCTGCCAGTCGCCCCAAAAACCAACCTGTATGCTGGAGGTGGTTATTCCTTTGTGACTAACCAAAATGCCGCAACTCCCCTAGGTAATCAGAATGCTGTTGTGCTTACCGCTGGCGTAGAATCAGAGATCGCCCGGAATGTTGTTGCCTACGGCGATGTCAAGTATGGCATCAACGCCTTTAAGGGCAGCAATGCCTCTGCTGCTAGCATCCAAGTTGGTGTAGGCTATCGGTTCTAGGGGCTAGTAACTGGGTGTCAGGTCAACTGCTAATGTTCTGACACCCAAAGCTAGGCTTTAGCCAGGAGGCCACTGCATCTGCCGTCCACCCAGGATGTGCAGATGTAAGTGGTAAACCGTCTGCCCACCATCGGGGCCGCAGTTAATCACAACACGATAGCCATTGGCGAGTCCTTCCTGCTCAGCCACACGCTTTACGGTTAACAGCAGGTGTCCCATAAGGGCATGATCCTTGGACTCAACATCAGCTAGCTTGGCGATCGGTTCCTTGGGAATCACCAAAATATGCACAGGGGCTTGGGGCTGGATGTCGCGAAATGCCAAACAGAGATTGTCTTCATACACAATATCCGCAGGAATCTCACGGCGGATAATTTTACTAAAAATGGTTTCAGTGCTGTTACTCATCAGCGTCACGTTCGCATTAGGTTCACCCATAACTATGGCATGAGTTGGGGTACGATGCCTTCTCGAAAATGGATTTTGACCAGGTGCTGAAAAGACACCAGTGCCTGCTGATGGCGCTCCCCCACCACCCATGGGCGTTGTTTCCTGCAAGAGGAGTTACGGGCTAGAGAGGCATGGTTTCAGGTACCACACCAAAAC
It encodes:
- a CDS encoding histidine triad nucleotide-binding protein, whose protein sequence is MSNSTETIFSKIIRREIPADIVYEDNLCLAFRDIQPQAPVHILVIPKEPIAKLADVESKDHALMGHLLLTVKRVAEQEGLANGYRVVINCGPDGGQTVYHLHLHILGGRQMQWPPG
- a CDS encoding porin family protein, giving the protein MNKYFQSIATISVLSVAAAMSIVSASAVSAQEVSTSAKGLQGSYVGAGISAGVTSGGQGNDGAAFGGNVQGRYAFSEAPVSLRGAVLFTDKSVALMPIVTYDLPVAPKTNLYAGGGYSFVTNQNAATPLGNQNAVVLTAGVESEIARNVVAYGDVKYGINAFKGSNASAASIQVGVGYRF
- a CDS encoding ABC transporter permease, with protein sequence MLKTLSQLDYLLRETLLGLRRGGWMNWAAVSTVTVLLFLFGLGLQASWQIDGLLGRFGSQLEVSVYLDSGVQAKVLVPLVNNIPGVVGVTTTSKEEAWKALVKDLGMADIQGATQQLNGNPLVDEMRVKATDSQQVPQIADRLRQLPGVNHVQYVDEAVQKIGELKQGLTWLGTVVTIVLTMTAIAVITTTIRLIVVARRREIEIMQLVGATRDWIYLPFVVQGMVFGIVGGFLAWGMLESLGYGLSKTLIQQPQFIRFLAEGLALSDRDRVLLPLVLLGFGASVGLAGSLLAVRRFARS